A single region of the Plasmodium reichenowi strain SY57 chromosome 9, whole genome shotgun sequence genome encodes:
- a CDS encoding putative membrane protein (conserved Plasmodium membrane protein, unknown function) — protein sequence MEKDDSFESGDSVEGSLIGEKNLHTGDLSNGCFYTFSSEVFKLSIISYYFWIGFCYIIGSITLVSGYHSSSLRIQDQIVCAGSSNVYVFCSLWFLIGIICIITCIGYTVTIDEENNKIYDQNSAIFIHILGILCKTIPTIIRIIHIFNLFQLYLLTIDIMFLPECNSFPVRFILFIIHILWWFIVFFGIISRKKIFLPPHLYKPITNDAGFVAYINNLLHSFGL from the coding sequence atggAAAAGGATGATTCTTTTGAGAGTGGTGATAGTGTTGAGGGTAGTTTAATTGGTGAAAAGAATTTGCACACAGGTGATTTATCGAATGGCTGtttttatactttttcCAGTGAAGTATTTAAATTAAgtattatatcatattatttttggattggtttttgttatataatagGATCTATAACATTAGTAAGTGGTTATCATAGTTCTTCTTTACGTATACAAGATCAAATTGTTTGTGCTGGATCCTCAAATGTATATGTGTTTTGTTCTTTATGGTTTTTGATTGGGataatttgtataattaCTTGTATTGGTTATACGGTTACTAttgatgaagaaaataataaaatatatgatcaGAATTCGgctatatttattcatattttagGGATTTTATGTAAAACCATACCAACCATTATAAGgattattcatatttttaatctTTTTCAGTTATATTTGTTAACAATAGATATTATGTTTTTACCAGAATGTAATTCTTTTCCTGTGCGcttcattttgtttatcatacatatattgTGGTGGTTCATAGTTTTTTTTGGAATTATTTcgagaaaaaaaatattcttgCCTCCTCACTTATATAAACCTATAACGAATGATGCTGGGTTTGTTGCCTACATAAACAATTTGCTTCACTCCTTCGGTTTATGA
- a CDS encoding hypothetical protein (conserved Plasmodium protein, unknown function) has protein sequence MSQMKKKYKNNKQSKALVKVKNKMNKKKIKLNDKDEDLVIGNIPDLNKETKKNLPKIIQIKKNTKKLKREKELLSKLNSEEKQKAEHILKVQKAILKSQGQKVYNEKSLKKRQKNMQTKKDKSRMKWENKKNKEQKNKNKKNNKNKNKHNKK, from the exons atgtctcaaatgaaaaaaaaatataaaaataataaacaatCCAAAGCTTTAGTAAAAgtcaaaaataaaatgaataaaaaaaag ATCAAGCTAAATGATAAGGACGAAGATTTGGTTATAGGAAATATCCCAGACTTAAATAAAGAGACAAAAAAGAACCTCCcaaaaataattcaaataaaaaaaaatacaaa aaaattaaaaagggaaaaagaattattaagCAAATTAAATTCTGAGGAAAAACAAAAAGCAGAGCATATACTTAAAGTACAAAAAGCCATTTTGAAATCACAAGGACAAAAAGtttat AATGAAAAAAGTCTCAAGAAGAGGCAGAAAAATATGCAGACCAAAAAGGATAAATCCCGTATGAAATGggaaaacaaaaaaaataaagagcaaaaaaataaaaataaaaaaaataataaaaataaaaataaacataataaaaaataa
- a CDS encoding hypothetical protein (conserved Plasmodium protein, unknown function) has translation MLVPPEFYNGEIELDLDNAVFKVESEKILDMYKKNILNDLFDNDYFKNDKNLINARKLDNKFKELKKDRLIKKGYTLQSVTIMLTISLLYFTCKGLMEHFKLSQALPNIAKSI, from the coding sequence ATGTTGGTACCTCCAGAATTTTATAATGGTGAAATTGAGTTAGATTTAGATAACGCCGTTTTTAAGGTTGAGAGCGAAAAGATTCTTGACATGTacaaaaagaatatattaaatgatttattcgataatgattattttaagaacgataaaaatttaataaatgcAAGAAAACtagataataaatttaaagaattaaaaaaagatagATTAATCAAAAAAGGATATACTCTTCAATCCGTTACAATTATGTTAACGATTTctcttttatattttacatgTAAAGGTCTTATGGAACATTTCAAATTATCACAAGCTTTACCAAACATTGCAAAATctatatga
- a CDS encoding hypothetical protein (conserved Plasmodium protein, unknown function) codes for MHLHSSLYPLYKLVVNKPTPQKKSAPLYWVALKSTSINNVERNIKKCKRWNEECYKLKKKVASKNEDDIDIDKLNYMIRKERERKKKKKIKEKDDDDDEEEEKKKNYKKEGCFKYDYYYDYNYPYHDDYHDGVMKASIHMNKKEHIWNRFNLNNKGYIKNVNIKINDTHLMDEYINYCNKWKMQKISYKNVANNNVLIIDKLETTPFERNNIINDKMDNINNQENKMNSTYNNNNNNYNYNNYNNNNNYNNNNNYNNNYYNSCYNYNEIKTIFHQEKNADTPTNTNDIYHINNYYDIFENEYSLEIMKKKNSYNKLFDEDDARLKWDTQNDSYYSNDDIKYFNQYNDNNYWNYIYTLDLNKNVYLNDLGRNKPIDFLNKFQILQILYEHIDKVLETDNVNMCYKDNMKIYDTIQKNKLDVFNFTNFNFVKNEKDLIHAHHQGKKLKELDKVKEEKKKKNSVNYFEEEILLKHIINFKYDKNKEIKKMENPNKKHDNVKFFYHILNRIEFISVSFNLRESIFILCFFYLYNFLSFEILNKFIQNILLQIHDLNIVQTLILLHIYGTFKSNYEDVIHLLLMYFYNIRGTHLSKYSLKENKITKKQSKNDHKFVTHYNHDESIYTHDISMKDNSYNITYDMIFLNICLQYNIHINNSLMFFFTKYHIHFYQNKIDSSLIPFQCFCFLTDGKNQHLFFKTLQSFSCLLNNHTLLQTSQGLRHILKNLQQNITPSRFNIEHLNKIICALNFLGIEKWNMHMFTYMKRYNYMGVPKVDDDIKTGDHIKTHDHIKTGDHIKTHDHIKTHDHIKTNDRIRTHDHIKTHDHIKTHDHIKTHDHIKTDDRIKTDDHITKCTTFQPCHSCNHKEQIFKIEHNRKPTYKEETKQNKPFNKHIINANIKVINFLFFFNIVKNINGYFLFSFYDKYDLYELLKDEVIPEYKIKYQDGDITFSCLVHTDYKLVNQYKDVKKLFYKKDVDNDICHMQYNVENDQVYYYGRYHKANETDCLINLTKEDVKNLFIDNNNNNNNNNNKLNTFLYNYKKINIQNISLKFIVDIIYFINKYGQIIIPFKNNINIKENDDINEYILRILSFCYLKIYVLLNSYKNISKEKKYILEHLYKIINNSYYLNKDILNYIPTSLSTLHKDMHMICSKKHFNLLSYFILNLTTNMLPKTKNLYSSYHQNVINSYVQNINTFNKNYYKLTYSIYKTLLSIYFNFFEYIKESFDILMFLKNSKHIFFSLSLYLYNLAKVVMLKHPYDMTLQHYLSSLYSINIKRNIKRNNNNDIYFPLEIYKLILNLLKECISFFYLHKDNIIQHIVSDDDVIDFLNTLSYFNISLYYYKYLLNIIQTNDTIPQEKKTSDKNHINNSYTLMSSYEKETTCTYYQQYHDDIFSYFFKHLIQTKTNCINNLNENNKLILFKTLTKLFVFNKYKKVLHMEHITTLLNQIMQFVTIHHMYISKHNYFFIISSYVNLKKNYDILKQDKTFNHTTYQELAHICEQIII; via the coding sequence ATGCATTTACATAGTTCTTTATACCCTTTGTACAAATTAGTAGTCAACAAACCAACCccccaaaaaaaaagtgcTCCTTTATACTGGGTAGCATTAAAAAGTACGAGCATTAATAATGTTGAGcgaaatataaaaaaatgcaAAAGATGGAATGAAGAATGTtacaaattaaaaaaaaaggtagccagtaaaaatgaagatgatatagatatagataaattaaattatatgataagaaaagaaagagaacgaaagaaaaaaaaaaagataaaggAAAAggatgatgatgatgatgaagaagaagaaaaaaaaaaaaactataaaaaggaaggatgttttaaatatgattattattatgattataattatcCTTATCATGATGATTATCATGATGGTGTTATGAAGGCTTCAATAcatatgaacaaaaaagaaCATATATGGAATAGATTTaatttgaataataaaggatatataaaaaatgtgaatataaaaattaatgataCCCATTTAATggatgaatatataaattattgtAATAAATGGAAGATGCAAAAAatttcttataaaaatgtagCAAACAATAATGTACTTATAATAGATAAGTTGGAAACAACACCATTCGAAAGGaataacataataaatgacaaaatggataatataaataatcaagaaaataaaatgaatagtacatataataataataataataattataattataataattataataataataataattataataataataataattataataataattattataatagtTGCTATAATTATAACGAGATCAAAACTATTTTTCatcaagaaaaaaatgcaGATACACCTACCAATACCAATgatatatatcatataaacaattattatgatattttcgaaaatgaatattctctagaaattatgaaaaagaaaaatagttataataaattattcgATGAAGACGATGCACGACTTAAATGGGATACACAAAATGACTCCTACTACTCGAATGATGACatcaaatattttaatcaatataatgataataattattggaattatatatatacattagatctaaacaaaaatgtatatttaaatgatcTGGGAAGAAATAAACCTAttgattttttaaataaatttcaaatattacaaatacTTTATGAACACATCGATAAAGTACTCGAAACAGACAATGTTAACATGTGctataaagataatatgaaaatatatgatacTATTCAAAAGAACAAACTTGatgtttttaattttacaaattttaattttgtaaaaaatgaaaaggaTCTTATTCATGCACACCATCAAGGtaagaaattaaaagaattagACAAGGTAAAggaggaaaaaaaaaaaaaaaattcagttaattattttgaagaagagatattattaaaacatattataaattttaaatatgataaaaataaagaaataaaaaaaatggagaatcctaataaaaaacatgataatgtaaaattcttttatcatatattaaatagaATAGAATTTATTAGTGtatcttttaatttaagAGAAAgcatattcattttatgttttttttatttatataattttttatcttttgaaatattaaataagTTTATACAAAATATCTTATTACAGATACATGATTTAAATATTGTACAAACATTAATATtgttacatatatatggtACATTTAAAAGTAATTACGAAGATGTAATTCATCTTTTAttaatgtatttttataatatacgTGGAACACACTTATCTAAATATAGTCtaaaagaaaacaaaataacaaaaaaacaaaGTAAGAATGATCACAAATTTGTTACACATTATAATCATGATGAATctatatatacacatgACATATCTATGAAGGATAATAGTTACAATATAACATATGATATGATATTCCTGAATATATGTCTTCAATATAATATccatattaataattctttaatgttcttttttacaaagtatcatatacatttttatcaaaataaaatagatTCTTCACTGATCCCCTTTCAatgtttttgttttttgACTGATGGAAAAAATCAGcacttattttttaagaCATTACAAAGTTTTTCATGTTTATTAAACAACCATACTCTTCTACAAACATCACAAGGATTAAGACACATTCTAAAGAATCTCCAACAAAATATAACACCATCAAGGTTTAATATAGAACACTTGAATAAGATTATTTGTGCTCTTAATTTTTTAGGTATCGAAAAGTGGAATATGCACATGTTTACATATATGAAAAGGTATAATTATATGGGGGTTCCCAAAGTTGATGATGATATCAAAACGGGTGATCATATAAAAACGCATGATCATATCAAAACGGGTGATCATATCAAAACACATGATCATATCAAAACACATGATCATATCAAAACAAATGATCGTATCAGAACACATGATCATATCAAAACACATGATCATATCAAAACACATGATCATATCAAAACACATGATCATATCAAAACAGATGATCGTATCAAAACAGATGATCATATCACCAAATGTACTACATTTCAACCCTGCCATTCTTGTAATCACAAAGaacaaatatttaaaattgAACACAACAGAAAACCTACTTATAAGGAGGAAACGAAACAAAACAAACCTTTTaacaaacatataataaatgcAAACATTAAAGTAATAAacttcctttttttttttaatattgttaaaaatataaatggatattttcttttttccttttatgataaatatgatttatatGAACTATTAAAAGATGAAGTAATTCcagaatataaaataaaataccAAGATGGTGATATCACGTTTTCGTGTTTGGTACATACAGACTACAAATTAGTTAATCAATATAAGGatgtaaaaaaattattttataaaaaagatgtAGATAATGATATATGTCATATGCAATACAATGTAGAGAACGATCAAGTGTATTATTATGGTAGATATCATAAAGCAAATGAAACAGATTGTTTGATTAATTTAACAAAAGAAGATGTAAAGaatttatttatagataataataataataataataataataataacaaattaaatacatttttatataattataaaaaaataaatatacaaaatatttctttGAAATTTATTGTggatattatttattttataaataaatatggaCAAATCATTATAccttttaaaaataatataaatataaaagaaaatgatgatataaatgaatatatcTTACGTATCTTATCTTTTtgttatttaaaaatttatgttCTTCTAAATTCATATAAGAACATTtcaaaagaaaagaaatatatattagaacATCTTTATAAAATCATAAACAACTCTTActatttaaataaagatatcttaaattatatacCAACATCATTATCTACATTACATAAAGATATGCATATGATATGTTCtaaaaaacattttaatttattaagttattttatattaaatctAACAACAAATATGTTAccaaaaacaaaaaatcTATATTCATCCTATCATCAGAATGTTATAAATTCGTAtgtacaaaatataaatacttttaataagaactattataaattaacttattcaatatataaaacacTTTTGTCAATctattttaatttttttgaatatataaaagaatcttttgatatattaatgtttctaaaaaattcaaaacatatttttttttctctttcattatatttatataatctaGCAAAAGTAGTGATGTTAAAGCATCCATATGACATGACCTTACAACATTATTTGTCTTCCTTATATagcataaatataaaaagaaatataaaaagaaataataataatgatatatattttcctttagaaatatacaaattaattttaaacttattaaaagaatgtatatcctttttttatttacacaaagataatattatacaacATATTGTAAGTGATGACGATGTTATAGACTTTCTTAATACACTTTCTTATTTCAACATATctttgtattattataaatacttattaaatattatacaaacAAATGATACTATACcacaagaaaaaaaaacaagtgataaaaatcatataaataattcatatacCCTTATGTCAtcatatgaaaaagaaacaaCATGTACATACTACCAACAGTATCATGatgatattttttcttatttttttaaacatcTTATTCaaacaaaaacaaattgtataaataatttaaacGAGAACAATAAATTAATACTCTTCAAAACattaacaaaattatttgtttttaataaatataaaaaggtTCTTCATATGGAACACATCACTACATTATTAAATCAAATTATGCAATTTGTTACAATTCATCACATGTATATAAGCaaacataattatttttttataatatcttcTTATGTAAATCTtaagaaaaattatgatattCTAAAGCAGGACAAAACATTTAATCATACTACATATCAAGAACTAGCACACATATGTGAACAAATCataatatga
- a CDS encoding serine/threonine protein kinase, putative produces the protein MGEQECSSDFSFNNLTKRKNNLFNLISFSDTEGKEEKRKCLIDIEEGKIWKKRKIKKCYTRLRKIVRLRNMKTNVQNVTVEDLFKKYDQKDEKKYFCFHEKNDKNGKIYTFVNYEYVKILKKVKELNDCVTSFLRKKKGDTLKVMYDLCDKEREGEKEKNRGDYNNYCNNYGNNCCNNYCNNYGNEKKNLKILLETLDKEKIPIYSSKEYFTNISKEYTLYNKKYKIINMVYVKEGNDGSCEKINYKKKRRNSIKRKIQKIYLCPKETFFNPFFNNFITYEHGIKLERHLTKHLCHRNIVLMDSFFFFHNYIVTMYPFGGYPLMVWCKEKQKFVLGNEERKKKKKKIMSIPEFLGQYPNVPYVFKDYMSSNDFISGINNINESDALFNNIEYINEANDQEENKLELNDKRNISMNYLNVPHDKEHVLNVHTFFPHIIHNNYYNGIPHGIVSNTGCTQRNEKWDIEKKKMNKDMKTLKRKLKVIKGNKTKVKRKIIKKEMKKVKKGKKINKMKKVKKINKMKKVKKGKKINKMNKMNKMNKMNKMNRINNRRKKGYKKKLAYVYPEYIIAEILRQLLNVCLYLYRKKIFHSDIKPSNIVIKNVHKKHMDIICYCKKNKMWYLYKRGKIIKRKICIKLIDFEYCQIIYDKNGLVKSGGTTSIFKPLEDFKNKKIYALPKLVWIIGITIFILLTGTHPFSKINNDVHIYFILSNNKFHIKTKLKKYHYLSQPCKDLLKKMLTLNYQNRISFIQVFKHSFTLFG, from the coding sequence ATGGGAGAACAAGAATGCTCATCCGATTTCTCTTTTAACAACCTTACCAAAAGAAAGAATaatctttttaatttaatttcCTTCAGCGACACAGAAGGAAAAGAagagaaaagaaaatgtcTTATAGATATCGAAGAAGGAAAGATTtggaaaaaaagaaaaataaaaaaatgttacaCACGATTAAGAAAGATTGTTCGTCTACGCAACATGAAAACCAACGTTCAAAATGTTACAGTCGAAGAtttgtttaaaaaatatgatcagaaggatgaaaaaaaatatttttgttttcatGAAAAGAATGATAAGAACGGAAAAATATACACTTTTGTAAATTATgaatatgtaaaaatttTGAAGAAGGTAAAAGAATTAAACGATTGTGTCACATCCTTtttaaggaaaaaaaaaggagaTACATTAAAGGTGATGTATGATTTGTGTGATAAGGAAAGGGAAGgagaaaaagaaaaaaatcgaggtgattataataattattgtaataattatgGTAATAATTGttgtaataattattgtaataattatgGTAATGAGAAGAAAAACTTGAAAATACTCCTGGAAACACTCGATAAAGAGAAAATACCCATATATAGCTCGaaagaatattttacaaatatatcTAAAGAATATACCctatataacaaaaaatacaaaataattaatatgGTATATGTGAAAGAAGGTAATGATGGGAGTTgtgaaaaaattaattataaaaaaaaaagaaggaattcaataaaaagaaaaatacaaaaaatatatttatgtcCAAAGGAAACCTTCTTTaatcctttttttaataattttataacatatGAACATGGAATAAAATTAGAAAGACATCTAACTAAACACTTATGTCATCGAAACATTGTTTTAATGGAttccttctttttttttcataattatattgttACAATGTACCCCTTTGGAGGTTATCCTTTAATGGTATGGTgtaaagaaaaacaaaaattcGTTTTAGGAAAtgaagaaagaaaaaaaaaaaaaaaaaaaattatgagTATACCTGAATTTTTGGGACAATATCCTAATGTTCCTTATGTATTCAAAGATTATATGAGTTCGAATGATTTTATAAGTggtataaataatataaatgaatcAGATGctctttttaataacatAGAGTATATAAACGAAGCGAATGACCAAGAAGAAAACAAATTGGAACTTAATGATAAAAGGAATATCTCAATGAATTATTTGAATGTTCCGCATGATAAGGAACATGTTTTAAATGTTCATACCTTTTTTCCCCATAtaattcataataattattataatggTATACCTCATGGGATAGTCAGCAATACAGGGTGCACAcaaagaaatgaaaaatgggatatagaaaaaaaaaaaatgaataagGATATGAAGACattaaaaaggaaattaAAGGTTATAAAAGGGAACAAAACAAAagtaaaaagaaaaataataaaaaaggaaatgaAAAAAGTGAAGAAAGGGAAGAAAATTaacaaaatgaagaaagtgaagaaaattaacaaaatgaaaaaagtGAAGAAAGGGAAGAAAATTaacaaaatgaacaaaatgaacaaaatgaacaaaatgaacaaaatgaaCAGAATTAATAACAGAAGGAAGAAAGGGTACAAGAAAAAACTTGCCTATGTATATCctgaatatataatagcTGAAATATTAAGACAATTATTAAAtgtttgtttatatttatatagaaagaaaatatttcataGTGACATCAAACCATCAAATATCGTTATAAAGAATGTTCACAAAAAACATATGGATATAATTTGCTATTgtaaaaagaataaaatgtggtatttatacaaaagagggaaaataataaaaagaaaaatttgtataaaattaattgattttgaatattgtcaaataatatatgataaaaatggtTTAGTTAAGTCAGGTGGAACAACATCAATATTTAAACCTTTAGAagattttaaaaataaaaaaatctATGCTCTACCAAAACTTGTATGGATAATAGGTATAaccatttttattttattaacaGGTACTCATCCATTTAGTAAAATCAATAATGatgttcatatttattttattctatctaataataaattccatataaaaacaaaattaaaaaaatatcattatCTTTCTCAACCTTGCAAAGAtctattaaaaaaaatgttaacATTAAATTATCAAAATAGAATATCATTCATTCAGGTCTTTAAACATTCATTTACTCTTTTTGGATAA
- a CDS encoding guanylate kinase gives MNNICPLVICGPSGVGKGTLIKKLLNEFPNYFYFSVSCTTRKKREKEKEGVDYYFINKTIFEDKLKNDDFLEYDNYANNFYGTLKSEYDKAKEQNKICLFEMNINGVKQLKKSTHIKNALYIFIKPPSTDILLSRLLTRNTENQEQIQKRMEQLNIELHEANLLNFNLSIINDDLTLTYQQLKNYLLNSYIHLNNHTKN, from the coding sequence atgaataatatttgtCCCCTGGTTATTTGTGGTCCTTCGGGTGTTGGTAAAGGTACTTTGATAAAAAAGCTGTTAAATGAATTTccaaattatttttatttctctGTAAGTTGTACAACAAGAAAAAAGAGAgagaaagaaaaagaaggtgtcgattattattttattaataagaCTATATTTGaagataaattaaaaaatgatgatttTTTAGAGTATGATAATTATGctaataatttttatggAACATTAAAAAGTGAATATGATAAAGcaaaagaacaaaataaaatttgCTTATTTGAAATGAATATTAATGGTGTTAAACAATTGAAAAAATCaacacatataaaaaatgctctctatatatttattaaaccTCCAAGTACCGATATACTCTTAAGTAGATTATTAACAAGAAATACAGAAAATCAAGAACAAATACAAAAACGTATGGAACAATTAAATATTGAATTACATGAAGCAAacttattaaattttaatttatccATTATTAATGATGATTTAACATTAACATATCAACAGctaaaaaattatttactTAATTCATACATTCACTTGAATAATCAcacaaaaaattaa
- a CDS encoding transcription initiation factor TFIID subunit 7, putative produces the protein MEKKKKESTIKISLNINTKLNESYLDEQNDIINEAPIKNNNKEIIHSLNLIENIRQGTFDYKDLREVYFMNDNDLFSMLNDKKASEEKGKGKEDAHNNNIDNKICNNDKVGDKNKKLSNNHNNNNNKNNGNDLNIQNEGDQNYNFNKNNETNIFVLDNDVDKVCIIRFPFSVSKDIKKYLLNQNLDMVIQPTTLLNSRFFLIHFKNINKKFHGILLELSTHIEIHKTLDRNNLYKSNDVSQMIYVYEHNTNSKELLKKFINNNFELCGGISKKLDYFNFQNHTKLFKYHDIYFAEKLIYEYLNTPYYDYFDLYVKTFNEMHNHIIMEKENNNKQNEIVDETTDLAAILGSLDNSYNIMNLIEKQDGDIDFEALLNYDIEKENYESDVSDLLLGGTYYLQKK, from the exons atggaaaaaaaaaagaaggaaagtaccataaaaatatctcttaatataaatacGAAACTTAACGAATCTTATTTGGATGAGcaaaatgatataataaatgagGCACCCATTAAGAACAATAACAAGGAAATTATACATTCCct GAATCTTATTGAAAACATTCGACAAGGGACATTCGACTACAAGGATCTCAGAGAagtttattttatgaacGACAATGATTTGTTCAGCATGTTAAATGATAAGAAAGCCTCAGAAGAAAAAGGGAAAGGTAAAGAAGACgcacataataataatattgataataagatatgtaataatgataaggttggtgataaaaataaaaagttaagtaataatcataataataataataataaaaataatggaAATGATTTAAATATACAGAATGAAGGGGATCagaattataattttaataaaaataatgagactaatatatttgttctTGATAATGATGTAGATAAAGTATGTATTATTCGCTTCCCATTTTCTGTTTCAAAAGatatcaaaaaatatttattaaaccAAAATTTAGATATGGTTATTCAGCCTACTACTTTATTAAATTCAagattttttcttattcattttaaaaatataaataaaaaatttcatGGAATTCTATTAGAATTATCTACACATATAGAAATACATAAAACATTAGATagaaataatttatataaatctaATGATGTTTCTCAAATGatttatgtatatgaaCATAATACAAATAGTAAAGAACTCttgaaaaaatttataaataataatttcgAACTATGTGGAGGAATTAGTAAAAAACTAGATTATTTCAATTTTCAAAATCATACAAAATTATTCAAATAtcatgatatatattttgcTGAAAAActtatatatgaatatttaaatacaccatattatgattattttgatttatatgtaaaaacATTTAATGAAATGcataatcatataattatggaaaaagaaaataataataaacaaaatgaaattgTTGACGAAACAACGGATCTCGCAGCTATCCTGGGATCCTTAGataattcttataatattatgaatttAATTGAAAAACAAGATGGAGATATAGATTTCGAAGcattattaaattatgata